In Deinococcus aquiradiocola, the genomic stretch ACGAGTTCCACGACCGGGTAGCGGGGGCTGATGGGGGCCCTGCAGTAGCGGCAGCGGCCGCGCAGCGCGGCCCAGGAGAGGACGGGCACGAGGTCGAGCGGGGCGAGGGCGTGGTCGCAGTTGGGGCAGTGGGACGGCGGGAAGTTGATGCTCTCGCGGCGCGGGAGTCGCCAGATGAGCACGTTGGAGAACGAGCCGATCAGCAGGCCGAGCACGGCGACGATGACGGTGACGAGAGTGTCGGGGATCACGGTGTCAGTGTACCGGGGCGGTTCTTACACGCGCCTGCCACCCCGGTGGTGCTCGATCCACGCGACCTCGCGGCGGAAGCCGAGCGCGTCGTTCAGGGCGAGCATGCCGGCGTTGCTGCTGGCGTTCTCGGTGCGGATCTCGGGGGCGTTCAGGGCGGCGGCCACGCGGAGCGCGGCGAGTTTCAGGCTGAGGGCGAGGCCGTGCCTGCGGTGGGCGCGGCGCACGCCGGTCAGGCCGGTGTACAGGTGCGGGCCGTCGGAGCGCCACAGTTCGCTGAGGCCCGCGAAGGTGCCGCTCTCCTCGTGCCGGGCGAGCAGGAACCCTTCCGGCAGCAGGCTGTGGCGGTCCTGGAAGCGCGACGTGAACTGCTCGTAGGGCATGGGGGTGGCGGGTTTCGGGCGCGGCACGTCCTGCCGGACTTCGCTCCACAGGTCGTACACGGCGCGCAGCACGTCGTCCGTCAGGCCGAGGTCCGCGAGGCTGTGCAGGGTGTACCCGGCGGGCAGCGCGGCGCGGTCCGCGAAGGGGGCGGGGTCGAAGGTCGGCACGGCGAGGCGCGACTCGAAGTAATGCGCGCCTTCCCGGAAGCCCTGGCGCGCCAGGAAGTCCAGGCCGCGCCGGTGGTCCTCGCGGGTGATGGCGAGCAGCGCGGTCGGGTGGTGCGGGGCGAGTTCGGCGTGCAGCGCGGCCGCGAGGGCCCGGCCGGTCCCCTGCCCGCGCGCGTCCGGGACGACGTTCACGGTGACGTGGAAGTGCTGCGGGTGGTACATGCCGCTGTGCTGCGTGTAGCCCGCGAAGCCCAGGGGGTGCCCGTCGCGCAGGGCGAGCAGGCGACCGTGCCGCAGGGGGAGCGTGGCGGCGCGCTGGATGTCGTCCTCGAGCGTGAGTGTCTGCACGGTGACGGGGTCGTCGGGCCACACGAGGCTCAGGATGCCTGCCACGGCGGGCAGGTCGTCCGGGGTGGCGGGACGGACCGTGAGGTCGGGGGGTGTCATGGGCGCTCCTGGCTGGGCACCGAGAGGGCGGGGTGTGCGGCGGGCAGTGTGCGCAGCAGGCCGAGCCGGGCCGGTTCGCGGCCGAAGCCGAGCGCGTCGTTGACGCGCAGCATGCCGAGGTTGCCGCTGTGGTTGCTGGTGCGGATCACGGCCCAGCCCGCGTCGCGCGCGGCCGTCATGCTGGCGAGCTTGAGGGCGCGGGCGATGCCCTGTCCGCGGTGCGCGCGCAGCACGCCGGTCATGGCGATCATCAGTTCGTACCGGTCGGCGTTCGGGACGGCGGGTGCGGGCGTGAGCAGGCCCGTGCGGGTGGGTGGGAGCGCGCCGGACGCTTCGAGGGCCGTGAAGCCCAGCGGGTCCGGTCCGTGCCGCGCGACGAACACGAGGTCCGGGTCGAGCGGCGCGAGGAAGGCCGTCAGGTGCTCCAGCGGGAGCGGCGTGTACGTCTCGCCGGGGTCGCGCGGCAGGTCGGCGCGGGCCTCCTCATACAGGGGGTGCAGGCGGGCGTCGGCGTCCGGGACGCTGCGGCGGTACTCGGTGAGGGTGGTGACGGTCATGCCGGGCGGGAGGGGCCGGGCGTGGCGGGCCGCGTCGAAGTGCGCGAGCGGCAGGGTGCGGTCCCAGTAGCGTTCCGTCTCGTGGAAGCCGTGCCGCTGCGCGAACCTCAGCGCGACGGGGTTCGCCTCGCTCACCACGACCTTCAGGCGGGTGGGGGCGTGCGGTTCCAGCGCGGCGCGCAGTGCCGAGGCGAGGCGCGTGGCGACCCCCTGGCCGCGCGCGCCCTGCCGCACCACCAGTTCCAGCCAGAAGCTGCCGGGCGCGCGGGCGCCGAGCGGTTCGAGCAGTTCGGCCGCGCCGATCACCTGCCCGTCCCGCACCGCGACGAGGCGGGCGTGCGCGGCACCCGCAAGGGCCTGCGCCTCGTCCATGCCGCGCAGGATGGCGGGCGTGGCGGGGTTGCCGGGCCGGTCGGCGCTGTACAGGTCCGCCACGCCCGGCAGGTCCTGGGGCGTGGCGGGACGCACCGTGAAGGTCACGGCGTCCCCAGGCGCAGTTCCAGCCGCAGCCGGTCGGGCTGCGGCTGGAAGCCGAGCGCGCGGTTCATGCGGATCATGGCGGTGTTGGGCGGGTCGTTGAAGGTGCGGATCTCGCCGCCTCCCGCCGCCTGCAGGGCCCGCATGGACGCGAGCTTCAGGGCGCGTGCCAGGCCCCGCCCGCGGTACTCGCGCAGCACGCCGGTCATGCCGATGTAGTGGAACCCGCCGGGATTCTCTCCCAGCGTGGTGTACCCCACGTACGGGCCGGTGAGCGGGTCGTCCCGGCGGTCGTCGAGCAGCACGAACGACAGGTGCGGCCGCACGGCCGGGTCCTGCAGTTCCTGCTGCACCCACGCCTCCAGCGGGCGGCGCGTGAGCGTCTGCCCCATCGGCACGTCCTGAAAGAGCAGCCAGTCGAGTTCGTGCAGCCGCGCGTCTCGCTGAGGGTCGCGCGTGAGGGCGTCGAGCGTCTCCAGGCGCAGGTGCCCCAGGTCTGGCATGGCAGTCAGGTCGGCGTGCGCGGTGTGCAGCCGGAACTCGTGCCGCCGCCACGTCTCCTGCCAGCCGCGCGCCTGCAGGAAGCCCAGGCCGGGCGCGTCCGTCTCGCTGAGCATGGTGCGGACCTCACGCGCGCCGCGCTCCTGCACGATCTGCAGGAAGTCGCGGTACAGGGCGGCCCCCACGCCCTGGCGGCGCGCGTCCGGGTGGACCTGCAGGTTCGCCCAGTACCGCCACGGTTCGAAGGCGAAGTCGTCGTGCCCGACGCCCATCACGGCCAGCAGGTGCCCGCCGCGCTCGGCGACGAGCGACGTGAAGTACAGGGCCGGGTCGCGGTGCTCGTGCTCGTGCCGCAGCAGTTCGGCCGTCACGGGCCATTCGGGGTTGCTGGCGCTCAGGACGGCAGCGGCGGCCGCGTAGTCGTCCGGGAAGCGCACCGGGCGGATGAGGAGGTCGGGCGTCATGCCTCATGGTGCGCCGGGACCGGCCCGCGCTGCATCCGCCATCTGGCGTGGAAGGCGAGCCGCGTCCCGGTTCGCGCGGGCGGGGTCGTCGTATCCTGACCGGCATGACGACCCCGCGTCCCCGGCTGCTGCTCATCGTTCCTCACCCTGACGACGAGGTGTACGGCGCGTCCGGCACCCTGATGGAGTACGTGGAGGCGGGCGACACGGTCGGCCTGGTCACGCTCACGAAGGGCGAGGCGGGCCGCACGCTGGGCCTCGCGGACGGCCCGGAGGAACTCGGGCGGATCCGGGAGGTGGAGCTGCGCGCGTGCCTGGACGTGATCGGCGTGCAGATCCACGAGCACATGAGCTTCCCCGACAAGTACCTGAAGGACGAGCCGTTCGGGCCGCTGGTGCAGGTGGCGCTGGACGCGATGCGCCGCCACCGCCCGCAGACGGTCCTGACCTTCCCCCCGAACGGCAGCAACGGCCACCCGGACCACGTGACCACGCACCGCGCCGTGAAGGCCGCGTGGGACCTCCTGCCGGAGGCGGAACGCCCGGCCCTGTGGTACTACGCGAGCCCCACCCCGCCCGAGAACGAGGCGCTGCTGGCCGAGTACCTGCCGCCCAACGTGACGCGCGACGTGACCCGCTACGTGACGCGGAAACTGACGGCCATCGCGTGCCACCGCACGCAGGCGCTCAGCACGGTGGACTTCATGCGCAAGGCCGCCGACCGCATCACGCAGGAGACCTTCCACGAGGTGCGCCCCGCCTGACGCGGCAGCCCCCCGTCCCCCCCGGCCGGGGGCCGATGTGTAATGTGAGCGAAGCTCAAGGTGCGCTAGGCTGTACGGCGTGACCAAGACCGTTGCTCCCGCGCCCAGCGCCATCGAGGTGCGCGGCCTCCACAAGAGATACCGCGACGCCGTGGTGCTGGAGGACGTGAATCTCAGCGTCAAGCCCGGCGAGGTGTACGCCCTGACCGGCCCGAACGGTGCGGGCAAGACGACCCTCATCCGTACCCTGACGGGCCTCGCCTTTCCCACCCGGGGCAAGGTGTTCCTGATGGGCCGCAACGTCCACGAGGACGGCCCGCGCGCCCGCGCGTACCTGGGCGCGGTGGTGGAGGCGCCCGCACGGTTCTACCCGCAGTTCAGCGGCACCGAGAACCTCAACATGCACGCGCAGCTGGCCGCGATGGCGCCCAACGGCGTGCGCGTCAGCCGCGACCGCATCCGCGAGGTGCTGGCCCTGCTGGAACTGACGCGCATGGCAGACCGCAAGGTGGGCGAGTACTCGCTCGGGCAGCGGCAGCGGCTGGGCGTGGCGGCCGCCATGCTGGCCGAACCGAAGGTGCTGATCCTGGACGAGCCGACGAGCGGCCTCGACCCGCTCGGCATCAACCTCATCCACCGCATCGTGACGAGCCTCGCCACGAGCGGCTGCGCCGTCATCCTGTCCACGCACCACCTGCGGGAGATCTCCACGTACGCGCACACGGTCGGCATCCTGACGGGCGGCCGCATGGTGGACCACGTGGACCTGCGCAGCCGTCAGGCCGCGTACCGCTTCCGGGTGGACGACCCGCAGGGCGCGGCGGAACTGCTGGAGCGCCTGCCGTTCGTGCGTCGCGCCACGTCGCGCACGCCGTACGCGGTGGCGCACCTGGGCGGCGAGTCGCGCGTGCCGGAAGCGCTGTCGGCGCTGCATCAGGGCGGCATCCGCGTGTACGAGGCCACCCCCGACCACTTCGACCTCTACGAGTACTACCGCGAACGGGTGGAACAGGCATGACGAAGCACCGACCCCTCCAGACCCAGCCCTTCCCTCCCCTGCGGCCCGCGCGCCCGGCGGTGACGGCATGCTGACGCTCCTCACGCTCGAACTGCGCAAACTGCTCGGCGCGCGCAGCGTCCGGATCGCCATCGTGATCTGCTTCCTGCTCCCGTGGATCTGGTCGCTCGCGCCGAGACTGCAGCAGGTGTACGGCCTGGTCCTCACGAGCGGCTTCCAGGTCCCCGCCATCTCGCTCATCACGAGCGTGCAGTTCGTGCTGCCGCTGTTCGTGGCGCTCAGCTGCGCCGAGATGATCGGCACGGAGGTCGCGCAGGGCACGCTGGCGCCGCTGCTGCTGCGCCCCATCGACCGCAACCGCGTGATCCTCTCGAAGCTCCTCACGGCGCTCGTGTACCCGGCGCTGCTGCTGCTGGTGCTGCTCGTCGGGAGTTTCCTGGCGGGCCTGCGGCTCGGGTACGGGGACTTCGTGGGCGGCAGCGGACTGGGGCCGGGCGGCTTCATCGGTCAGGGCGCCCTGTCGTCCGGCGTGGCGTTCGCGCAGGTGCTGCGCGGGTACCTGCTGGGCGCGCTCGTGATGGCGCCCATCGCGGCGCTCGCCATGCTGTTCGGCGTGGCGTTCCTGAACACGGCGGCCGCGGCGCTCGCCACCATCGCCACCCTGCAGATCATGCGGCTGCTGACGGTGTTCCCGGAGGGCTTCCAGCAGATCCTGCTGACCACGCACCTCGACCTGTTCCTGCGTCAGGGCAACATCACGCAGTCGATCATCCTGCTCGTGATCTACACGGTCGGCTTCTGCCTGCTGTCGATCTTCGCCTTCGACCGCCGGGACGTGTGAGCGTGAACGGCCAGCCGGACGCGGCGCGCGACAGCAACGCCAAGGGGGACCTGATCGCGGCGTGCCGCACGCTGGGCCTGCCGGACCCCGGCTTCGTGAACGAGGCGGACGGTCCCGGTCACGCGCCGTCCTTCCGCACGACGGTCCTGGTGGGCGAGCGCGTGCTGGGGCGCGGGGCGGGCCGCAGCAAGCGGGACGCGGAACGCGCCGCGAGCCTGGAGGCGCTCGGCGTCCTGCAGGGCGAGCGGCACGACCGCCGCGCACCTGCCGCCGCCGTGCCTCCGGCAACCGGACCCGCAGCGAACGTACCCGCAGCAACAGTACCCGCAGTGACCGCGCCCGCAGCGGCGAGCGTGACGCGCTGGCCCGTGTACGCGGACGTGCTGTCCCAGGCGCTGCTCGTCGCGCACGAACGCAACGAGGACGGCCCCCTGGCCGACGTCGCGCGGGACGCCGCCGCCCTGTACTGCCAGCTGCTCG encodes the following:
- a CDS encoding GNAT family N-acetyltransferase — protein: MTFTVRPATPQDLPGVADLYSADRPGNPATPAILRGMDEAQALAGAAHARLVAVRDGQVIGAAELLEPLGARAPGSFWLELVVRQGARGQGVATRLASALRAALEPHAPTRLKVVVSEANPVALRFAQRHGFHETERYWDRTLPLAHFDAARHARPLPPGMTVTTLTEYRRSVPDADARLHPLYEEARADLPRDPGETYTPLPLEHLTAFLAPLDPDLVFVARHGPDPLGFTALEASGALPPTRTGLLTPAPAVPNADRYELMIAMTGVLRAHRGQGIARALKLASMTAARDAGWAVIRTSNHSGNLGMLRVNDALGFGREPARLGLLRTLPAAHPALSVPSQERP
- a CDS encoding GNAT family N-acetyltransferase produces the protein MTPPDLTVRPATPDDLPAVAGILSLVWPDDPVTVQTLTLEDDIQRAATLPLRHGRLLALRDGHPLGFAGYTQHSGMYHPQHFHVTVNVVPDARGQGTGRALAAALHAELAPHHPTALLAITREDHRRGLDFLARQGFREGAHYFESRLAVPTFDPAPFADRAALPAGYTLHSLADLGLTDDVLRAVYDLWSEVRQDVPRPKPATPMPYEQFTSRFQDRHSLLPEGFLLARHEESGTFAGLSELWRSDGPHLYTGLTGVRRAHRRHGLALSLKLAALRVAAALNAPEIRTENASSNAGMLALNDALGFRREVAWIEHHRGGRRV
- a CDS encoding PIG-L deacetylase family protein; protein product: MTTPRPRLLLIVPHPDDEVYGASGTLMEYVEAGDTVGLVTLTKGEAGRTLGLADGPEELGRIREVELRACLDVIGVQIHEHMSFPDKYLKDEPFGPLVQVALDAMRRHRPQTVLTFPPNGSNGHPDHVTTHRAVKAAWDLLPEAERPALWYYASPTPPENEALLAEYLPPNVTRDVTRYVTRKLTAIACHRTQALSTVDFMRKAADRITQETFHEVRPA
- a CDS encoding ABC transporter permease — protein: MLTLLTLELRKLLGARSVRIAIVICFLLPWIWSLAPRLQQVYGLVLTSGFQVPAISLITSVQFVLPLFVALSCAEMIGTEVAQGTLAPLLLRPIDRNRVILSKLLTALVYPALLLLVLLVGSFLAGLRLGYGDFVGGSGLGPGGFIGQGALSSGVAFAQVLRGYLLGALVMAPIAALAMLFGVAFLNTAAAALATIATLQIMRLLTVFPEGFQQILLTTHLDLFLRQGNITQSIILLVIYTVGFCLLSIFAFDRRDV
- a CDS encoding putative dsRNA-binding protein; translated protein: MNGQPDAARDSNAKGDLIAACRTLGLPDPGFVNEADGPGHAPSFRTTVLVGERVLGRGAGRSKRDAERAASLEALGVLQGERHDRRAPAAAVPPATGPAANVPAATVPAVTAPAAASVTRWPVYADVLSQALLVAHERNEDGPLADVARDAAALYCQLLAALGHAPDPQETP
- a CDS encoding ABC transporter ATP-binding protein, with the protein product MTKTVAPAPSAIEVRGLHKRYRDAVVLEDVNLSVKPGEVYALTGPNGAGKTTLIRTLTGLAFPTRGKVFLMGRNVHEDGPRARAYLGAVVEAPARFYPQFSGTENLNMHAQLAAMAPNGVRVSRDRIREVLALLELTRMADRKVGEYSLGQRQRLGVAAAMLAEPKVLILDEPTSGLDPLGINLIHRIVTSLATSGCAVILSTHHLREISTYAHTVGILTGGRMVDHVDLRSRQAAYRFRVDDPQGAAELLERLPFVRRATSRTPYAVAHLGGESRVPEALSALHQGGIRVYEATPDHFDLYEYYRERVEQA
- a CDS encoding GNAT family N-acetyltransferase, translating into MTPDLLIRPVRFPDDYAAAAAVLSASNPEWPVTAELLRHEHEHRDPALYFTSLVAERGGHLLAVMGVGHDDFAFEPWRYWANLQVHPDARRQGVGAALYRDFLQIVQERGAREVRTMLSETDAPGLGFLQARGWQETWRRHEFRLHTAHADLTAMPDLGHLRLETLDALTRDPQRDARLHELDWLLFQDVPMGQTLTRRPLEAWVQQELQDPAVRPHLSFVLLDDRRDDPLTGPYVGYTTLGENPGGFHYIGMTGVLREYRGRGLARALKLASMRALQAAGGGEIRTFNDPPNTAMIRMNRALGFQPQPDRLRLELRLGTP